A portion of the Bradysia coprophila strain Holo2 unplaced genomic scaffold, BU_Bcop_v1 contig_297, whole genome shotgun sequence genome contains these proteins:
- the LOC119078857 gene encoding aspartate and glycine-rich protein-like isoform X2, whose amino-acid sequence MLFLSVHLTVLLAVISFSAARTINLSKTDLENISKAIKVALQPEANEKHKLLERFHGKRDHGLTEDHDHDDGDDDGDYDNDDEISNDNGNGNGNGNGNNNGQNGNNNGNVYLQIFVGNQDSTQPPVTTWPPFPTDSTPWPTDIWPTWPTDWPTGTTWPTDWPTGTTWPTDWPTGTTWPTDWPTGTTWPTGWPTGTTWPTDWPTGTTWSTDWSTGTTWPTSETSWAPTTWPPIDTTYQSEAPPEVSRP is encoded by the exons atgttattcCTATCGGTTCATTTAACGGTGCTTCTGGCCGTTATAAGCTTCAGTGCCGCTCGGACTATTAATTTGAGCAAAACGGATTTGGAGAATATTTCCAAAGCTATAAAGGTCGCCCTTCAGCCTGAAGCtaatgaaaaacataaattgcTTGAACGATTCCACGGAAAGCGCGATCATG GATTGACCGAAGATCATGATCATGATGACGGGGACGATGATGGCGACTATGATAATGATGATGAAATATCAAATGATAATGGTAACGGTAATGGTAATGGCAATGGTAACAACAATGGACAGAATGGAAACAACAATGGTAACGTGTACTTGCAAATATTCGTTGGAAATCAGGATTCCACACAACCGCCAGTAACAACGTGGCCACCATTTCCAACAGACAGCACACCGTGGCCAACAGATATTTGGCCTACATGGCCAACAGATTGGCCCACAGGAACCACTTGGCCAACAGATTGGCCCACAGGAACCACATGGCCAACAGATTGGCCCACAGGAACCACATGGCCAACAGATTGGCCCACAGGAACCACATGGCCAACAGGTTGGCCCACAGGAACCACATGGCCAACAGATTGGCCTACAGGAACCACATGGTCAACCGATTGGTCCACAGGAACAACGTGGCCTACTAGCGAAACGAGTTGGGCACCGACAACATGGCCACCGATCGACACAACATATCAATCAGAGGCACCGCCAGAAGTATCACGACCATAG
- the LOC119078857 gene encoding aspartate and glycine-rich protein-like isoform X1: MLFLSVHLTVLLAVISFSAARTINLSKTDLENISKAIKVALQPEANEKHKLLERFHGKRDHVGLTEDHDHDDGDDDGDYDNDDEISNDNGNGNGNGNGNNNGQNGNNNGNVYLQIFVGNQDSTQPPVTTWPPFPTDSTPWPTDIWPTWPTDWPTGTTWPTDWPTGTTWPTDWPTGTTWPTDWPTGTTWPTGWPTGTTWPTDWPTGTTWSTDWSTGTTWPTSETSWAPTTWPPIDTTYQSEAPPEVSRP; encoded by the exons atgttattcCTATCGGTTCATTTAACGGTGCTTCTGGCCGTTATAAGCTTCAGTGCCGCTCGGACTATTAATTTGAGCAAAACGGATTTGGAGAATATTTCCAAAGCTATAAAGGTCGCCCTTCAGCCTGAAGCtaatgaaaaacataaattgcTTGAACGATTCCACGGAAAGCGCGATCATG TAGGATTGACCGAAGATCATGATCATGATGACGGGGACGATGATGGCGACTATGATAATGATGATGAAATATCAAATGATAATGGTAACGGTAATGGTAATGGCAATGGTAACAACAATGGACAGAATGGAAACAACAATGGTAACGTGTACTTGCAAATATTCGTTGGAAATCAGGATTCCACACAACCGCCAGTAACAACGTGGCCACCATTTCCAACAGACAGCACACCGTGGCCAACAGATATTTGGCCTACATGGCCAACAGATTGGCCCACAGGAACCACTTGGCCAACAGATTGGCCCACAGGAACCACATGGCCAACAGATTGGCCCACAGGAACCACATGGCCAACAGATTGGCCCACAGGAACCACATGGCCAACAGGTTGGCCCACAGGAACCACATGGCCAACAGATTGGCCTACAGGAACCACATGGTCAACCGATTGGTCCACAGGAACAACGTGGCCTACTAGCGAAACGAGTTGGGCACCGACAACATGGCCACCGATCGACACAACATATCAATCAGAGGCACCGCCAGAAGTATCACGACCATAG
- the LOC119078613 gene encoding phospholipase A1 member A-like, whose protein sequence is MKDQFVQFVLLGFMLVTTVHLRSNRNLYQQNIIFHGYDATGRSFTSSLDNDLTLLQHCIITDNVTIITHGWREESLRSIWARNMISNFSSVRGGCVFIMDYEYYSHGSYLSLYSHFKPITEVLTKKLLQLNRLGFDPVNFFLFGFSFGSHLVFEGAYQFGPRKVGRIDCCDPAGPLFPEYFGPALHARDSALFVQCVHTSSDKGTAARYCPININMGKCGQSQPGSTSRPHLSHGLCPVIYANAFKVDFSLVPVNQINDYFSVHCKSRKYTPDVRQLPHSTMGFRFNASFPLGEYFALTSDAAPYNVV, encoded by the exons ATGAAGGATCAGTTTGTTCAGTTTGTTTTACTCGGTTTCATGTTAGTGACGACAGTGCATTTACGTTCGAATCGGAATTTGTATCagcaaaatatcatttttcatgGCTACGATGCAACCGGACGTAGTTTTACATCTTCATTGGACAATGACCTGACATTGCTGCAACATTGCATTATCACCGACAATGTTACTATAATTACTCATGGATGGAGGGAGGAGTCCTTACGGTCGATATGGGCTCGAAATATGATCTCCAATTTCTCGTCCGTTAGAGGTGGATGCGTATTTATCATGGATTATGA GTATTACAGCCACGGATCGTACCTTTCACTTTATAGCCATTTCAAACCGATTACTGAAGTACTAACGAAGAAGCTACTCCAATTGAATCGACTGGGCTTCGATCCAGTCAATTTCTTTCTATTCGGATTTAGCTTTGGTTCTCATTTAGTGTTTGAAGGTGCTTACCAATTTGGTCCTCGGAAAGTGGGACGCATTGATTGCTGTGATCCAGCCGGACCTCTGTTCCCGGAATATTTCGGGCCAGCATTACATGCACGGGATTCAGCGTTGTTTGTTCAATGTGTTCACACTTCAAGCGATAAAGGAACAGCCGCTAGATATTGTCCTATTAACataaatatgggaaaatgtggACAGAGCCAACCAGGATCAACGTCGCGACCACATCTCAGTCATGGACTATGCCCAGTTATTTATGCCAACGCATTTAAAGTGGATTTCAGTTTGGTGCCGGTTAATCAAATTAATGATTACTTCAGTGTCCATTGTAAATCGAGGAAGTACACACCGGATGTAAGACAATTGCCACATTCCACTATGGGATTTAGATTTAACGCAAGTTTCCCGTTAGGAGAATATTTCGCATTGACGAGTGATGCTGCTCCATATAATGTTGTTTAA
- the LOC119078857 gene encoding endoglucanase-like isoform X3 has product MLFLSVHLTVLLAVISFSAARTINLSKTDLENISKAIKVALQPEANEKHKLLERFHGKRDHVGLTEDHDHDDGDDDGDYDNDDEISNDNGNGNGNGNGNNNGQNGNNNGNVYLQIFVGNQDSTQPPVTTWPPFPTDSTPWPTDIWPTWPTDWPTGTTWPTDWPTGTTWPTDWPTGTTWPTDWPTGTTWPTGWPTGTTWPTDWPTGTTWSTTSWAPTTWPPIDTTYQSEAPPEVSRP; this is encoded by the exons atgttattcCTATCGGTTCATTTAACGGTGCTTCTGGCCGTTATAAGCTTCAGTGCCGCTCGGACTATTAATTTGAGCAAAACGGATTTGGAGAATATTTCCAAAGCTATAAAGGTCGCCCTTCAGCCTGAAGCtaatgaaaaacataaattgcTTGAACGATTCCACGGAAAGCGCGATCATG TAGGATTGACCGAAGATCATGATCATGATGACGGGGACGATGATGGCGACTATGATAATGATGATGAAATATCAAATGATAATGGTAACGGTAATGGTAATGGCAATGGTAACAACAATGGACAGAATGGAAACAACAATGGTAACGTGTACTTGCAAATATTCGTTGGAAATCAGGATTCCACACAACCGCCAGTAACAACGTGGCCACCATTTCCAACAGACAGCACACCGTGGCCAACAGATATTTGGCCTACATGGCCAACAGATTGGCCCACAGGAACCACTTGGCCAACAGATTGGCCCACAGGAACCACATGGCCAACAGATTGGCCCACAGGAACCACATGGCCAACAGATTGGCCCACAGGAACCACATGGCCAACAGGTTGGCCCACAGGAACCACATGGCCAACAGATTGGCCTACAGGAACCACATGGTCAAC AACGAGTTGGGCACCGACAACATGGCCACCGATCGACACAACATATCAATCAGAGGCACCGCCAGAAGTATCACGACCATAG